The following are encoded together in the Tursiops truncatus isolate mTurTru1 chromosome 10, mTurTru1.mat.Y, whole genome shotgun sequence genome:
- the TREML1 gene encoding trem-like transcript 1 protein isoform X1 — MGPNLLLLLFLGLAGQGSAGSLPEVLQAPVGSSILVQCHYRLQDVKARKVWCRFLPEGCQPLVSSAVDRRAPASSRIFLTDLGGGLLQVEMVTLQEEDAGEYGCVVEGISGPQTVHRISLDVLPAAPGLKEKDEETHQVGSLADISSSDPVGSASPLDPSRDKKSRPLIWGAVLLLGLLVLAVVLFAVMAKRKGNRLSACGRFQSSGVSGSAPSSVVHHISDSGLAADLPSDVPYVRLDSPPSFDNNTYTNLPLDSLSGKHPPPAPSCLPPLPAKAEICSKPVTYATVTFPGGDKSGGASFEPAQDPPNSEIPPS; from the exons ATGGGCCCCAACCTGCTCCTGCTGCTGTTCCTGGGACTAGCAG GCCAGGGCTCGGCTGGCAGCCTCCCTGAGGTGCTGCAGGCGCCTGTGGGGAGCTCCATCCTGGTGCAGTGCCACTACCGACTCCAGGATGTCAAGGCTCGAAAGGTGTGGTGCCGGTTCCTGCCAGAGGGATGCCAGCCCTTGGTGTCGTCAGCTGTGGATCGCAGGGCCCCAGCCAGCAGCCGCATATTTCTCACTGACCTGGGGGGTGGCCTGCTCCAGGTGGAGATGGTTACCCTACAGGAGGAGGATGCCGGAGAGTACGGCTGCGTGGTAGAGGGAATCTCAGGGCCCCAGACTGTGCACAGAATCAGTCTGGATGTGCTCCCTGCAG CTCCTGGCCTGAAAGAGAAGGACGAGGAGACCCATCAGGTCGGGAGTCTGGCTGACATCTCCTCTTCAGATCCTGTAGGCAGTGCCAGCCCTTTGGATCCCAGCCGAGATAAGAAGAG CAGACCCTTGATTTGGGGTGCTGTGCTCCTGCTGGGCCTGCTGGTGCTGGCGGTGGTGCTGTTTGCTGTGATGGCCAAAAGGAAAG GGAACAGGCTTTCTGCCTGTGGACGATTTCAGAGCAGTGGAGTCTCAGGCTCG GCCCCCTCCTCAGTGGTCCACCACATCAGTGACTCTGGACTGGCTGCTGACTTGCCATCGGATGTACCATATGTTAGGCTTGACTCGCCACCTTCCTTTGACAATAACACCTACACCAACCTTCCTCTTGATTCCCTGTCAGGGAaacacccacccccagccccatcctgtTTGCCCCCTCTGCCTGCTAAGGCTGAGATCTGCTCCAAGCCTGTGACATACGCCACAGTCACCTTCCCTGGAGGGGACAAGAGTGGAGGAGCCTCCTTCGAGCCAGCCCAGGATCCACCTAATAGTGAGATTCCACCCAGCTAA
- the TREML1 gene encoding trem-like transcript 1 protein isoform X2, giving the protein MGPNLLLLLFLGLAGQGSAGSLPEVLQAPVGSSILVQCHYRLQDVKARKVWCRFLPEGCQPLVSSAVDRRAPASSRIFLTDLGGGLLQVEMVTLQEEDAGEYGCVVEGISGPQTVHRISLDVLPAAPGLKEKDEETHQVGSLADISSSDPVGSASPLDPSRDKKRPLIWGAVLLLGLLVLAVVLFAVMAKRKGNRLSACGRFQSSGVSGSAPSSVVHHISDSGLAADLPSDVPYVRLDSPPSFDNNTYTNLPLDSLSGKHPPPAPSCLPPLPAKAEICSKPVTYATVTFPGGDKSGGASFEPAQDPPNSEIPPS; this is encoded by the exons ATGGGCCCCAACCTGCTCCTGCTGCTGTTCCTGGGACTAGCAG GCCAGGGCTCGGCTGGCAGCCTCCCTGAGGTGCTGCAGGCGCCTGTGGGGAGCTCCATCCTGGTGCAGTGCCACTACCGACTCCAGGATGTCAAGGCTCGAAAGGTGTGGTGCCGGTTCCTGCCAGAGGGATGCCAGCCCTTGGTGTCGTCAGCTGTGGATCGCAGGGCCCCAGCCAGCAGCCGCATATTTCTCACTGACCTGGGGGGTGGCCTGCTCCAGGTGGAGATGGTTACCCTACAGGAGGAGGATGCCGGAGAGTACGGCTGCGTGGTAGAGGGAATCTCAGGGCCCCAGACTGTGCACAGAATCAGTCTGGATGTGCTCCCTGCAG CTCCTGGCCTGAAAGAGAAGGACGAGGAGACCCATCAGGTCGGGAGTCTGGCTGACATCTCCTCTTCAGATCCTGTAGGCAGTGCCAGCCCTTTGGATCCCAGCCGAGATAAGAAGAG ACCCTTGATTTGGGGTGCTGTGCTCCTGCTGGGCCTGCTGGTGCTGGCGGTGGTGCTGTTTGCTGTGATGGCCAAAAGGAAAG GGAACAGGCTTTCTGCCTGTGGACGATTTCAGAGCAGTGGAGTCTCAGGCTCG GCCCCCTCCTCAGTGGTCCACCACATCAGTGACTCTGGACTGGCTGCTGACTTGCCATCGGATGTACCATATGTTAGGCTTGACTCGCCACCTTCCTTTGACAATAACACCTACACCAACCTTCCTCTTGATTCCCTGTCAGGGAaacacccacccccagccccatcctgtTTGCCCCCTCTGCCTGCTAAGGCTGAGATCTGCTCCAAGCCTGTGACATACGCCACAGTCACCTTCCCTGGAGGGGACAAGAGTGGAGGAGCCTCCTTCGAGCCAGCCCAGGATCCACCTAATAGTGAGATTCCACCCAGCTAA
- the TREML1 gene encoding trem-like transcript 1 protein isoform X3: MGPNLLLLLFLGLAGQGSAGSLPEVLQAPVGSSILVQCHYRLQDVKARKVWCRFLPEGCQPLVSSAVDRRAPASSRIFLTDLGGGLLQVEMVTLQEEDAGEYGCVVEGISGPQTVHRISLDVLPAAPGLKEKDEETHQVGSLADISSSDPVGSASPLDPSRDKKSRPLIWGAVLLLGLLVLAVVLFAVMAKRKGPLLSGPPHQ, from the exons ATGGGCCCCAACCTGCTCCTGCTGCTGTTCCTGGGACTAGCAG GCCAGGGCTCGGCTGGCAGCCTCCCTGAGGTGCTGCAGGCGCCTGTGGGGAGCTCCATCCTGGTGCAGTGCCACTACCGACTCCAGGATGTCAAGGCTCGAAAGGTGTGGTGCCGGTTCCTGCCAGAGGGATGCCAGCCCTTGGTGTCGTCAGCTGTGGATCGCAGGGCCCCAGCCAGCAGCCGCATATTTCTCACTGACCTGGGGGGTGGCCTGCTCCAGGTGGAGATGGTTACCCTACAGGAGGAGGATGCCGGAGAGTACGGCTGCGTGGTAGAGGGAATCTCAGGGCCCCAGACTGTGCACAGAATCAGTCTGGATGTGCTCCCTGCAG CTCCTGGCCTGAAAGAGAAGGACGAGGAGACCCATCAGGTCGGGAGTCTGGCTGACATCTCCTCTTCAGATCCTGTAGGCAGTGCCAGCCCTTTGGATCCCAGCCGAGATAAGAAGAG CAGACCCTTGATTTGGGGTGCTGTGCTCCTGCTGGGCCTGCTGGTGCTGGCGGTGGTGCTGTTTGCTGTGATGGCCAAAAGGAAAG GCCCCCTCCTCAGTGGTCCACCACATCAGTGA